TGAAAGTTGTAAATgactcattttaaataaatgttgactTGTGGACATTACAAcgtacatctatctatctatctatctatctatctatctatctatctatctatctatctatctatctatctatctatctatctatctatctatctatctatctatctatctatctatctatctatctatctatctatctaacagaATGAAGAGACATGCATTAAAGAATGATGATTTAGAATTTGATGTCAACATTATGATTGAAACTTCAAAGCTTCAGACTATTCAGTATAGCTTGAACTTTTATTCTCAATGAATTCCCTAAAAAGGCCATAACTCACAATGAACTGATCCAACTAACCAGCAGCATCAAGTGCAGCCTCAGCCTAAGTGTTAAAGCACATCAGTAAACACAGCATTGCACTTTTTGACAACTCTTCATAATGATGGACATGCACACTGTAGTTTATCCCACGTTTAATATCCTGCTGATGGACAgctgaaaaaacactatttaCTCTTGTTTAAATAaggtttgataaaaaaaatcccagcttttaaagaagaaaaatattcagcttcttcttctgaAATAATCTACTGTTTTTCAATGTGTGAAGCTTTCTGCTTTCTGATTAATGGTCAGCAGGGGAAGATTAACACATTGTGTTGATCTTTAATTGTGGTTTGTACTTGGTCAATCTCCAAGTGAATCGCCACCGTGTTATTCTTAACTTCTGCTTTTAGTGCCTGTAGCTAGTTTTAAAAGGAAGTCGAAGTCGTCGgcaagtgtgtttttaatttccgATTTTATCACCACTGAAATTTCAgttttcagcgagagaagaatcTCCAATTTCAGGGACTTGGCTTCCGTCTCTGGTTTAGCGTTAGCTGACCGTAGCTGTGGTGGAGATGTTCTTGCCGTGTTGGTACTAGCAGTGTTGCTAGCGGTGGTGTTGATGCTCGTGTTCGCTGCCGCAGTATATTGAAATTTACGCAGATTCGTCACCATTCACTCACATGTAGACTTTCTCTCAGCTTCGGAAATATTTTCAGAGTAGATTAGTGGATGTTTTAATGTACAGCGCGCTtattaactaaaaataaaaaagaagttcGACGGGAGCTCAAACAAACGTGTCCTACTCCATCGCCAGCACGACAGCGCccctttaataataattttcaaaattTCTTTGAATTGTAATCGGTATTCcactttttggtaaattattgaatttaatattgtagttttttttcttataactgCCAGAGATTCTAGATTCTAATTGTTACTCTGTATGCTTTTACTATGTATTTAAATTGTGTCCTGTTTGAGGACCCCAGGGAGAATAGCCATTACTCCCACAATGGAGTGatggctaatggggatcctaataaataaatacataaataaataaatagacaaatatTGTGTGGCAAAAATATTATGGTCTCACAGTGCACACAGTGTGGACACACCGTCCCTCTCACCGTGTGTGTGTTACTGGGCGTGTCCACTAGCAGCCACACTCCTGGGTGCCCTGTGGCTGAGCTCGACGAGGTGAACGGAGCTGTCGTAACGCAGCGTCGCCGTACTGGATGCCTGAACCCATCCTCTCTGGATCCAGCTCGCCTGGAAACAAGACAGATGAATGAGGGGCTGGATGCTGGGGCTTTCACCAACTATGTTAATATGACTCTTTTCATAGTTAAGCCAAGTTGTTTCCAACGTATCTCTATGAAAACTACAGTGCAGAGTCTGGGCTcatccttaaccctttgatgcaaaacatgggtctaaagtgacccgacagagtttttatgttctatatctttgcaataaattattttcatcattcagtattccaggttttcctcaattagtttgtttttgatcatcagacatcctaatttttaattttcctttattcattttttaataaaatccctttttgtgtcactactcttctaatgcaaaacatgggtcaaaaatgactcatatccattttttagctaagtagcttgctaggctaactacttagctaacttcttggctaagtattaagctaagtagcttgttaagctaactacttagctaacttcttggctaagtagttagcttagcaagttcctgagccaagtagttagctatgtaataatacaaaaacttttttttcttcataaagtatgagaagcaaaatggaaataatgatctgttgttatcaaaaacaagatatttaaagaattattggaatattcaatcataaaataagttgaaatCAAAAGATAGAGTAGgcctacagaaacacacagcagcattaaataacatgggaaatgaatgagggtcattttgactcatgttgtgcattagaaggggtgtcaatatgttgtgcatcaaagggttaagcctGCCTTGTTGATCCTATCCATATAAGAGGGGATTTAGAGTCTGGGCTGAAGGTTATAGACCAGGACTGCACTTCCTACCCGACTCTATCTTGTTGAGGATTTTGCGAGCGCACTGGACAAAGGCCTCCTCAACGTTCTCCCCTGTTAGAGCGCTGGTCTCCAAGAACATCAGCTctggaacacacaaacacacacacacacacacacacacacaccatatttCAGTCCTTTGCAGTCTCAAcaatcagggttcgtacactttttcagtggtcaaattcaagcacttttcaaggactttcaaggtctattttcaagcttttccaggacctttcaaTGGTtttaaatggcatgttttagatgagtactttgaTACTAAAAGGGGTCATTTCACataaccataccaccagcaatggtattacacttttaacaactaaaagtagctaatctcataaaacatactggtatagaaacgacccaaactaggaggaaagccccacaaatacttcaggagccctcacatccactaggaattagaaaaactcccttcagtaagaagatacagggtagagcaacaagaaacctCTCAGAAACAAGATGCAGGCGAGACGCAGGCggagcggtcttcatttcagattagAGGCTTTAGGCTattcactttatatatttattccattgaaaatgcggttatctatagtcagattatAAGAGGAATACAGTACGAATTTCAAGCaattacaagcacttaatccaaaatccaaacacttttcaaaccttgaaattcaacattaaaattcaagcattttcaaggatttcaagcacccgtaccaaccctgAACAATGcaatcagttttattttgagcagcatcattttttataaaactgaaataaattgCAATCATTTCAGATAAAGTGCCAATAAAACCCTCCTTCTGACACCAACAGGTTAACACTTGGGAGGGATAACTTTCCCAGCTATCATTAGAGGTTTTCAGAGAGGATGTATTACAAACTGTTGAGCCTACCGTTCTCCTGAGCGAAGCGGGAAGCCTCCAGGAACGTGACCTCTCTGTCTGCGTCCAAGTCCTTCTTGTTTCCACATAATATGATGACGATGTTCTGACTAGCCAGCATCCTGGCGTCACTCAGCCACGTGGTCAGAGCGTTGTATGTCTCCCGACTGCAAGTGTTCATAGACAGACACAATACATTTTAGAAAGTAAATACAGCCAGGCACATGTGAATCAACTGGTGGCCTGATTTACCTGGTGATGTCATAGACCAGGagagctcctgctgctcctctgtagTAGCTCCTAGTCACagacctgacacacacagagaaactcAAGGGTTTATTTAGCTTTGTCTCCTTTGACAGCTAAAACAACTTGACGTCACCCCCTCTAAAACACATATGTTGACATTTCAGAGAAAGCACAGGAGCTGATGACAGTAACAGATATTACTATAAtgcaatacagtaaattaatgtCATTCTTCACGCCTGTCTTAGAGGCAATGTTTCAGTAACACTGAATGCTTAACTTGCCTGTCTTTGACCAGCACTTAGATCTGCTCAATTAGATTTGAACAGTTTGCACGTGTTAGAATACCAAGAAGACTATTGGGTGATTCTcctgaacatggtacagctcatagcaaaaatccaagagcattgaatacatattttctttgacaaaaatgttagggtgttttctttttttttttttaaagattatttttttggcatttttttgctttttattgaaagtgatagattgaaagggggtgatagaggggaagacatgcggcaaagggagctcaggccggattcaaacccgggtccgccgcagcaaggactcagccttaatggtaagcgctctaccagtgtgagccaccgggacgccccaaggtgttttctgacatttttagagacattgTGAGCCAACATgaattaccgtaacacatttttaaataaataaaaaaaaacaacgaaagggttttttttctttttctttggcaagcacctaaatatgctcaagggtaactggtatcaccaaaatgtattttattgaaatttacacgtattttaattcaaacaattctatcattaccgtaacatttaaccatttattctcatcaattttcattcacattttcttctttatacattgttaaaaaacattatatttgattatattctgttaaattatacatgtttaaacaaatgtatatttatttttataaagtttattaaatatttattgtagaGGGTAAGGGGATTAAATCAGCCTCTGACCAGCGTAATTACCAAATGTTTTATGAATAGccccagattaaaaaaaacctgcagcccCATCTATAAGCTCAGGTACGTTAGGCCTCTTTAGCTGCTAGCATCCAAGCATATAGCATaactacactgaaaaacacaagtaaaagtcctgcatttaaaattaTACCCCGATTCTCATAAAAGTTATGATGCTGTGTAAActgcagataaaaacagaacacGTCAAATTCAGTATGTAGTGTCCCAACTGTTTTGGAATCAGTTTGTACACAAAGTATTAGCATCAAGTACCAAAAGTATCATGTCATAATTCTTACATCTAATGATTGATGTATTAATGTGTCCAACACTTTAATATTGCCGCTGGTAAAGGtggagctcattttaattactttatatactAATTGGCAGTTTGGTTAATAATTATCATCAACATTTATTATGATCATATTCTGTTTTAATAATATGCATTTGTATAGTAACTAAAGCCTTCAGATGGAAAGTAAACAacagtttttgcattttttcattGAATAAGACCTGTCATTTGAATGTAAAGCAGGTTccagagtttattttaaaaaattaccaaaacagatcTCTTTTATTATCACAGATCTGGTTTAGCCTCTGACCATGAAGAGTGGTGTTGGACTGTTCCTACCTGAACCGTTCTTGTCCTGCAGTGTCCCAAATCTGCAGTTTGACCATTTTGTTGACCACATTGATGATCTTAGAGCCAAACTCCACTCCAATCGTGTGGTTGGATTCATccttaactgaaaaaaaaaaattaaaatgggtTTATGATTAAATCTCTGCAACACATATtgagaatcagaatcagaatcactttattagtcccttgaagggagattAGTTTTGCAGCAGGgcacacaagacaaggtacacaacgacagaataagacccaataaaagtcgaataaaacacagtcaaagaaacgccatacgcatatataaaatcactgacacatgttCATTGCAGAGCTAATACCCCTAAATGGAGAGTTGATACCTGGTATAGgcaaaaagtgcaatgtgcagatgtgcaaaAAGCAGACTTGTGAAAATGAGCAATTTGAGGGCTACTttctattagttaaataaatggcagTTGGTATAAATGAGACCTGGAGTCTTTTAATCCTCCACCTAGGGGCCCTAAGACGACGGCCTGAGGGCAAGAGCTCAAATTCATTCGAAGAGGGTGATCAGGACAATCCATAATGGCGTTAGCCTTCCTCAGGACCTGTCTGTTATACAGAGACATAACGCCTTCCTGCCCACTTCCTGAAATCCTTCCAGCAGTATTGACTAGCCTACCAGCCTAAAGTGTATCTCTATAGTAAAGAAAATGCCCTGTAGAAGAACAGAACTATCATtatctagaccagggatgggcaactggaggcccgggggccgcatacggcccgaaccctcacttgaagtggccctcagtacaactacatgcatttgagcatgaaatcttaaaagtgcattgtaaaaatgcactaaattacttcttgcaattaatgttggtctgctgttcttgcactgaacaaaaaagaaatcacagtaagtggttctttttttatttgcttcaaaccttttattttcctatttatactgtaaaacactgcaaattatttagttcttaagataaaacaaatttagatttagaagtgttagataatttatcatgttttgagagttaatttcttattttaagtgttcaacatgcttatttctagatttaataatcttaattcaacaaatcttgtcaagtgaaattatctgcccatgcagcaagatcatttccctcagatttagtgtttttatcttgtttttagacacaccttttttgcattgTACATGCATTTGGGCATGAAAtaagttaagttactgcactgtaaacatatttaaaattgcagtttcattatATCTGGTTAagggtcctatatgtggccctgtggtggtGTTGATGAAAATAGTgaccccctccagcatttaagttgcccatccctgatctagacaCATCTCTAGAGACACATTGTTTTCCTTCATGACTCATTACTATTGTCATTAATATGTTGATTAGTCAACAACGCTACAGGCATGTACATTAGACGTCAGCGTACAGTTaacaatagataaatagataaagaACGGTGTGTTGCATCACTTACATCTCTTCTCGATGAACTGGTGCAGCAGACAGGATTTACCCGTTCCAGCATTCCCGATCACCAGGAATTTAAACAGGAAATCTACGGTAAGAAACAACACACATAATGGTGCATACACGATTCATCTGTTTTATAgcaattatgataataattcCTCAGTAATATAGCAGATGTGTAGACTCAAGTCACAGGACTTGGATTCAGGTCAGACTTGAGTCAAAAATGTATTGACTTTAGACTGTTACTGATATGGCAATCTGTAAATTTACTCTATTTACCATGTTTCTGCAAATACAAAGTATTGTTTGTGCAATGTTGAGCAATTTGAATGCACTACCCCTTTATTTGGATTTATATAAACCATTTTTTACAATGTTACATTGCAGctatttgtaattaaaaaacaataacaatactttaaagaagtgtaaataaatacttgtttttGACTTATATGTAGTCCCCTTCATAATTAATGGTAAAGCAAGCATATCCATTCATGTTCAAAGATATTTGAAGGTAAACTGATTCACAGTTTATCTCTCTGTTGATCTTCATTTGTAGAGCCAAGGTAATTTTATTAATTGAAGACTGCTGGATGTAACTTTTCACTGCTTCTATGAAACTGCAGTTACATTTGGACTTGACAAAATATCAACAAAGACCTGCAACCTAAATTGAACTTTGCCGACTTGAGCCTTTTGATTTGAAAAGACTTGATCCCTTCCTCAAAGCCAGGCTGTGTAATGTTTGCACTAGTGTTTTTATGATTAAGCTCAGTCGCACTTGttttacacataaataaaaatatcaaaaggcATCCGTTTCATACATTTGACATACAATTACTCTGCTGTCGAAATAGCATTACATTTGGTAAAGAGCGCATTATGACTTGTTACGGACTTGAAACGTAAGTGTAGGATTTGGGACTTGAGTACAAAGACGTGTGACTTAATTGTTACTTGCAAGACAATGACTTATGCCAAACTTGGCTACATTCTATCaagtaagataaaaaaaaaagccatgttTATGAGCAAATGTTTGATTTCATTGATCCTGTGATTTCTAATAACCAAAGCTCATTACAACTACAGAACTAAAACCTGACACCTTTATTACCAACATAAAGCTATCTGATATGTATACTAACAAACTGCAGGGGATTAATATCAAATATGTTTGTGGTCATGTAGAAACATTGTCATCATTATACAGTTTGTCCACAAGAGAAGACTTCCAAGTTATTTTAACTGCAAATTGTTCTCAGTACATATCTTGACCTTGTTAAATTAAACATAGctaccatatttggtaacttgagcttcagtaaatcatacaagattcaagctttcctttattgtcattgtattaaaaaagtatacaactcaATTTATGTcatcatatataaggtgctttaaaaaagacattcagacattacgcatatgtaatacgtagtataaaaagataataaatagtttaaaggtaaaagataaagtggtgatggatgcaaatgatgtgttactGTCtgtttagggttgctgtgggctatgagactataataaatataataatgattaagACTtcattgacctcgatttgcaatataaaaatgaaacattttgcaaaaagtcttgtaatttttcaatttccaggagtgccctataaagggttaaacgcACAGGAAGAGAATAGAGCAGGGTACAGGCTTGTATGCACAGCTATGCTTTACACAGCAGCACATACATGGTGTACTGTGTAGTATCCCTGCTCCACTTCAAAATCCTGATCTCCTTCATGTAAAATAAAGCTAGGACATCAGTCCCTCACAACTATGGATATCACCTACATATGTATCCCTGCGTcacttgtatgtgtgtattgTAGAGGATACACAGCTCTTTTATCAGCTCCATCATCCTCAGCCtgtccctgctgtcagcttcctgTCAGTCCGCCTCGCCTCTGTGGGGATTGTAACCTCACACACTCGATACATTTTGTCCACACAGCGACAGTGAACCACACTGTGTATCCTCTGAGATATTTATAACGCTGCGTTGTTAAGGCCAGCAGCCCTCGGTTAGCCTGCCAGCTATCTATCTGTTTACGGTGAGAAAAGCTCTGTCGGCACACCTGCCTCATCCATCTCCGGCTGCTTACATGTTAACGGTGGCTcccaacacacaaacagcctCCTTACCGTAAGACTCCGACATCGCCAGGGTGGCGTTTTAGCAGCAAGAAGGAAGGGAAGGAGGAATTAAATCTGACAGATGGATAGCTAGCTAAGTAAAGGAAAATAGTGCTGTTGATGATTTCCGCGGATCCCAGCTGATTTTCCCCTCCGACTTCCCGTACGTGGTtcgttttcaaaataaaagccccgaAAAAGGCCGATTATTGTAATGTCTTCAGACTGCCACAGGGTGGCGCTGTTTTACCCGCTACAGGTGGGCATTACTACCATACCGCTCGATCATCATGTTGTTTACCatgtacagcaggggtctcaaattcaaattatctgggggccgctgaaggcagtatcaaaatgacagaaaaaaattacttaaaagagacaaaattacaaaaagaaatacacaaaattaccaaaaaaagacacaaaattattaaaaaaaagacaaaatctttacgaccgtcccaaagctcttatttgtgattggaggatagaggatagaggatagaggaggcatatcggaggaggcacaagcgaggatacacgagagaatcctatcaatcaatcaatcccctttatttgtatagcacatttaaacaacacaaacgtctccaaagtgctgtacataaaatcaacaataaaacaaacaattccatataccaatcagcaataaataataagtgtataaatctaaaatgatgccacaaataaaacaatacaatcaaacagataaacatagtaaaataaaataaaagacgcagttaaaagtagtaaaataaataaaaataaataaaagacacagaggaccacaaaactcacgcagtgttaaaaagccaaggaataaaaatgggtcttgagaCAAGACTTAAAACACTCCACTGTGGGGGCTGCTCggacatggagggggagggcgTTCCAGAGTCTGTGgcccaccacagagaaagccctgtccAGATGATCTTTCTTCCACCTGCGCTCCGCTCTCCGACACTCACGCCTGGCTGCACGCGTAATGTCGTTGAGCCAAGGCTCCTGTTTTGGTTTTGAACGCATGGCCTTGATGGGAGCTACACTGTCCAGAACATCAGAGCAGGTAGAAATAAAAGAGTTCATCAGCTGCTCCGTGTCTGCGAATGCAATGTTTAAAGAATCCCGCACCGACGCGgtaaagagaggagaaaaagcagcagcagtgtcaGATGCAATAATACGGCCATGGCGCACAACAGGCAACTTCCTCTCGATAGTTAAACTAAAATCAAACATGACAGGACTGTGATCGGAGAATACTGCATCACCCACAACTACATTGTCAACAGGAAAACCATAAAACAACAGAAGGTCCAAAGTGTGTCCCTGCACTTGTGTTGGGCCAGAGACATGCTGTGTCAAATGAAAAGCTTCAATCAGCTCCAAAAACTCTCTGGCCATGGATTTAGACGgacaacacacatgcacattaaaATCTCCGACAATCAAAAACCTGTCATAACGAGTCAgaataaaagccacaaaatctgaaaagtcCTTAATAAAATCCTTGTTGTGCTTCGGTGGTCTGTAAATGACAGCACACATCACTGGATCACTCTGCCGTAGCTCGAAACAACTTAGCTCAAAAGATGAGAAAGTCCAGTCTGATATCACTCTGTGGtaaatgcagtttttaaaaacagtaactATACCTCCCCCACGACCAGTGGCTCTTGGTGTGTTGATAAAAGTGCAGTCAGGTAACAGCTCTGAGAAGGCAGTGCACTCACCGGCGTTTATCCAAGTCTCcgttaaaaacagtaaatccaAAGAGTGCGAAGTGAAGAAGTCCTGCAGGATGAAAGTTTTATTCATCATGGATCTCGCGTTGA
The Centropristis striata isolate RG_2023a ecotype Rhode Island chromosome 2, C.striata_1.0, whole genome shotgun sequence DNA segment above includes these coding regions:
- the rab4a gene encoding ras-related protein Rab-4A, with the translated sequence MSESYDFLFKFLVIGNAGTGKSCLLHQFIEKRFKDESNHTIGVEFGSKIINVVNKMVKLQIWDTAGQERFRSVTRSYYRGAAGALLVYDITSRETYNALTTWLSDARMLASQNIVIILCGNKKDLDADREVTFLEASRFAQENELMFLETSALTGENVEEAFVQCARKILNKIESGELDPERMGSGIQYGDAALRQLRSPRRAQPQGTQECGC